The Daphnia carinata strain CSIRO-1 chromosome 2, CSIRO_AGI_Dcar_HiC_V3, whole genome shotgun sequence genome has a segment encoding these proteins:
- the LOC130686076 gene encoding uncharacterized protein LOC130686076, translated as MIGMILERADIAVGVWSLEELPRSQLKWAVVKGTALESPFIEATTGVYKAIGEGLLTHPENRVSSGIDAIKRVINGSYAYIEERSYLKAITEQDHAQTDKCRFSFVNQVFFKVNFAFALPKASPLKPVLDKKILQMIEAGLGKYWKNVYWPSSGADECGIAKQSEGAKSLKLADLQGAFLILAIGWGLAFFYF; from the exons ATGATAGGAATGATCCTTGAA AGGGCTGATATTGCTGTGGGTGTTTGGAGCTTGGAGGAGCTTCCACGATCGCAATTGAAGTGGGCTGTAGTGAAGGGAACGGCTCTCGAATCGCCCTTTATC GAAGCCACAACTGGAGTTTACAAGGCAATTggag AAGGATTGTTAACGCATCCCGAAAACCGCGTTAGCTCGGGAATAGATGCAATTAAGCGTGTTATAAATGGAAGCTACGCTTATATAGAA GAAAGATCGTATCTTAAGGCTATCACAGAGCAGGATCATGCCCAGACGGACAAATGCCGGTTCAGTTTCGTCAATCAGGtatttttcaaagtcaatTTTGCCTTTGCTTTGCCAAAAGCCAGTCCGCTGAAACCTGTTTTGGATAAAAA gattttGCAAATGATAGAAGCAGGTTTGGGAAAGTATTGGAAAAATGTTTATTGGCCGTCTTCTGGTGCTGACGAATGTGGAATTGCTAAACAATCTGAAGGAGCTAAAAGTCTAAAACTTGCAGATTTGCAGGGCGCTTTTCTAATTTTGGCTATCGGGTGGGGATTagcgtttttttatttttag